Genomic DNA from Methanofollis sp. W23:
GATGCTCTATATATCCGCTTCATCGGCGTCAAACGGGAGGATATAACTGAGGGGAACTGCAACGTTTTTTGAACAATCTATTCAGCATTCTGAGATTTCAGGAGATACCATGCCACCAGAGAGTACAGGTAGCACAAAACGCGCCGAATGGTCTCGCTACGGGTTTATCCTTGCAGCGATCGGTTCTGCCGTCGGCCTTGGAAATATCTGGCGATTTCCCTATGTCGTCGGTGAGAACGGCGGGGGGGCCTTCCTCATCCCGTACATCATATCATTTCTCTGCTTCGGGATCCCGTTGATGATCCTCGAGTTCACCGTCGGCAGGGGGTTCAGGGGCTCGGTGGTGACTGCCTTCGGGCGCCTCCACCCGCGGCTGCGCCACCTCGGGCTCCTCCCCTTCGTAATGGTGATCGTCGTCTTCAGTTATTACTCGGTCATCGCCGGGTGGACGCTGGCCTACGTCCTCTTCTCGGTCACCGGGTACATGGACTTCGAGACCTTCACCTCCTCGCCCCTCCCGCTGGTCACCTTCTTTGCGACCATCCTCCTTGCCGGGTCGGTGGTGAAGGTCGACCTCAAGGCCGGGATCGAACGGGCAAACCGCTACCTGATGCCGGTGCTCGGGCTTGCTCTCCTGGTCATGCTGGTCCAGGCCCTCACTCTCCCGGGCGTCCAGGCCGGACTGACCTACTATCTCACCCCCGACCTCTCGGTCCTCTCCGATCCCGGGATCTGGGTCCAGGCCGCAGGTCAGGTCTTCTTTTCCCTGAGCATCGGGTTCGGGGTGCTCCTCACCTATGGAAGTTATCTCTCTGACACTGAGTCGATCCCGCGCTCGGCTGTCCTCATCGCGGGCGCCGACTTTCTGGTCGCCCTCATTGCCGGGTTCATCATCTTCCCGGTCGTCTTCTCCTTCGGGTTCGACCCGGTCTCTGGCCCGCAACTTGCCTTCATCACCCTCCCGGAGATCTTCTCGACGATGGCCTTCGGCTCGTTCTTTGGAGCTTTATTCTTCATCCTCCTTTTTGTCGGGGCGTTATCTTCGATCCTTTCGATGGTGGAAGGCGGGGTAGCGACCATCGTCGACGAGTGGGCCTGGCCACGGGAGAAGGCAACCCTCCTGGTCTGCATCCTCGCCGCGATCATCGGGCTTCCTTCGGCCCTCAGTTATGCGGGGTTCGATATCACCCTCTTTGGCGCGCCCTTCCTGGACAGTGTCGACCTCCTCTTCGGGATCCTCCTGGTTCCGGTCTCTGCCTCGGTGATCTGCATCGCCTTCTCGTGGCTCTGGAAACCTGAGTCGCTTCTTGCCGAGGTGAACAAAAACAGCAGGTTCAAGTTCCCGAGGGCGGCGGTCACCTACCTGCGCTATGTCGTCCCTGTCCTCCTCTTCGTCACCCTGGCGAGCACGGTGGCAGGGATGCTCTAATCATTTTTCCTGGAGTTCGTCCCAGAACTCCCGGTCCTGGAGTGAGGGTGCGATCCCTTCCAGAAAGACAGAGTGGAAGGCTGTGGTAGTGCCTCTATTAAGAGTATGGACTGTTCTATCTGGTGAATTTCCAGGAAAAGATCTGGATGGTTCCATCTTTAGGCTCTGGAGAAACCCTCACTTCTCGTGGGGAGAATGCATGTCATCCGCCTTCCCATAGCCTTCGGCCGGGGGCGCTGCCCCCGGACCCCCGTGAGCAAGATAGGGGGAAGGCATCATGGGCAACTGTGACGAATCAAGAGGATTTCTACAGAGCCCGTCTTTATCCATTCTGCCTACCCTGCCCGCTTTTCTTCCTTCTGAACAAGACACCGGGTGGGGCGACCATCGAATGCCGCCCCCACCTCTCCTTGTCGTGGGAGGAGAGAGAAGACCCCGTGATGAGGACGGCCATTCTGATCGGTGTGCCTTCCCCATCATCATGCCAGGGCAGCGCCCCAGGCCCGAGGAGGAGGGGAGGCGATTGGTTCACACGTGTGCCTGAAATAGGCGAGGGTTTCTACAGAGTCGTACTCTGCATATTTTCACGGGAAATCTTTGCCAGAAGAGGAGGAGGAAGAGATGATCATTCCTGTCTCATACATTCATGCTGGATCTGCTGCATCCACCCAGGGATCTGGACGTCTTCCTGCGGGAAAAAATCCCTGACATAGGGCTTGATGTCGATGACCGGGCTCCCGTCAATCGCGTCCAGGTCGGTGACGCTCAGCACATTCCCGTCCCGCCCGCAGAGACGGACGACTGTCATGAGCACCGGGTTTGGCCTGGCGGGACTGCAAGTACCGAATATTCCGGTCAGCGGCATGTCTTCCCGTCCCATCGGGTGCACCCTGGTCAGGGCCCGGCTCGTTTCAGGCACCTGGTGCGCCCAGTACAATATGGTCAGGTGAGAATACTCGTCGATACCTTCGAGGATCTCGACCAGATCCTCGTTGACGACGATCTCTGACACTTCTCTGTCGGCCTTGTGAACACGCCTCATGGCATCGTCGAGGTCTCCCTGCATCGCGATGCCGTCATGGCCGGCGATCAGAAAGGGTTCCTTGGTCCTGTTCCTGATCACTCCCACAGGTCGCAGGGTCATCTCAGGGGATGTGTCGCCGGCGTCATGCACCATGTTTTTTGAATTCTTCTCCGTCATGCTTCTCTGTTTTCCGGGAAATCATAAAAGAGTGTGGATATTTCGGCTCTGGAGAATTCGGCATGACGCGAGATCTTACCTCACGCATAGGGGATGGACCGTTTTCGTCGCTTGATCCCCCATATTAAGACAGGAAAATCGGTGGGGGCCGTGTTCAATTCCCTCCCCCACTGTTCCTCACCGTGGGGGGAGTCCGGGGGTTGAAACCGCCCACACGAGATTGCAGTGATGGTGTACGTACGATGAGGGGCGGCGGCACGATGCTTGATTTCTGGGCGGCCCCCAGTCACATGGAGAGGGGTCAAAGATCCTTCCACGCCCTTGAGACCTGCAATATGAAATTTTGGCTCTGTAGAAATGCTCTTGATGACTCTCTCTGCGGGGGGTGTGCCGCCCCCCGGTCCCCCGCGTGAGCGATAGGCGGGGGATGGCAATACTCGTTTCATGTTCAATGAATGTGCCTTCCCAGCCCTATCTTCATCCTGGGGATCAGGGGGCAGAGTCCCCGGCGAGAAGATAGGGGAAGGCGGGTGGGTAGCGCTCGCACCGAGAATTGGCGAGGGTTTCTACAGGGCCGAAATTTTCATCATGTATGCGTGAGCCCGGGGTCCATGCCGAATATTTCTGAGCCGAAAAAGAAGAGGGGCGGGTTATGGATGGGATCAACAGTTCGAGCAGGTGCTTTGCCGCTGGAGGATCTGGTCGAGGGCCCACCCGGCCCACCACCGCACCTGCGGGTTTTCGTCTTCCAGGGCCCCGGCAAGCGGACTCTCGGCGCTGGAGTGGCCGATGCTCCCGAGGGTGTAGGCGGCCCAGGTTCTGGTGGGGGTGTCGCCCTCGGCAAGGGCGGCGATCAGACTGGTGACCGCAGGGGCGCCGACGGCCGAGAGCCCCCAGGACGCCGCCAACCTGAGATGTCTGTCCTCCTGACTGAAGAGTTCGATGAAGGCCTCGACGGCCGACTCCCCCATCATCATCCCGATGGCAAGGGCGGCGTCCTCCCTGACCTTCTGCGATTCGCCGTGGAAGAGATAGGCGGTGAGCCCTTCGAGGTCGTTCTCGACGGCGCAGTCGAGCACCTCAGGGGTAGGGGTGAGATCGTTCTCGACAGGGAGGGCTTCATCTGTGAGATTAGGGTGTGCGGGGTTCTGCATGGATGGGTGGTACGCGGGGAAGGTATAAGAGAGGCATGGATCGTTTGGGGCTGTCCACCACCCTCTCTCTCCTGGGAGAAATCCCCATACAAACTCTCAGGCCCTTCCCCCCGCCCCTCCTCAGAGCAAGAGAGGATGGTGGACCGCAGCATTCTCTTCAGGTTCATCCATTCCGCTCGTCTCGCCTCCAGGTCAGGGGGATGAAAGAGGCCTGTAGAATTGCTCATGAAGTAAGGGCATGCCTCATGCATATGGGATGAACATTTCTCGTTGCGTGATCTCTTTTCAAGATTAGAGAATCGGTGGAGACCAAAGTTCAATGTGCCGCCCCCCTATCCTCGTCGTGGGGGGCCAGGGGTGACAATAGAAACGGGAAGGCAGAGGTCTGATCATTCTGAAGGTGTGTCTTCAATCTGCATATCACACTTGAAGGTATCTGGTGCATTCTAACCATTATGGAAACCTGGAGTGATGATCTTCACGATCATTTACCTGGTAGTCCCTCGCCACGTTTAGGTAGAGCCATCCAGATGGTCTCTACAAAACCGGAGAAAAAAGACGATTGAGTCATGACCACATCCAGAGGGAGGGGTTGTGTGGGCATGCGGCCAGAAATATTCTCCGGCTCTGTAGAAACCATTCTCTTTTCATCACCTCAACCCCCCTGTGAACCGGATCCATCGCCTCTCGAATCGCGCGGGGGTCTGGGGGGCGGCACGCCCCCGCAGAAGAGATCTATAAAAAGGATTTTTGCAGGGTTCAATTTTCAGGCCCTCTCACTCAAGAGCATCGAGCGTCCTGACCGCATACCAGGTCTGCTCCAACGTCGCCGTCCCACCATAGATCGACCTCCCAAACCCGCCACTCTCTCTCCGGCACCGGCGGACAAATGCCCCTGCCCCTTCTGCCGGCGACACTCCGAGAAGCCGGGCGACTCTGACCCCGGCGGCGACATGCTCCAGGTATGCAGGGACCACCCCTGGCAGGTTCACATACCCATAGGCCGGATGGAGACAGGAGGTAAGAAAGGCTCTGCTCCCTGGCGAAGGGACCCCGAGAGCCGCAGAGATCGCAAGGGCGTGACTGGTCTCGACGAGCGTGGACGGACCGCCGCCATATCCTCCGTCATGGTGACGGCATGCCCTGACCGCGTCGAGGAGGGCCGCCCGCACTGCAGGGTGCGGGCGCACCCCCAGGGCCTGGCAGAGGTCGAGATAACGAGAGGGCCTGGAGAGCAGACTCGTCAACTCGACCGGGGGCGTACCCGCCGGGGCGAACGGGACGATCGAGGTGAGCCAGGCACGGGGGTCGTGTGCGGGCTTCAGGCCGAGGACGGCCAAAGAGGAGAGGACATAATACCCGCACTCCGGCGAATGATACCGTCCCTCCTCTCCCTGTCTTTCGAGGAGCCAGGTGACGGTGGCGGGGTCCTCAGGCACCGCCCCGAGGAGACGAAGGGTGTCGAGGGCGAAGAAGGTGTCTGCGGGGTTCGGTTCGTTCAGGCGGTAAAAACAGTAGCCGCCGTTGGCACATCGCCTCCGGGCGATGTACTTGATACAGGGACTGGTACGTTCGTCAGTGAGC
This window encodes:
- a CDS encoding sodium-dependent transporter → MPPESTGSTKRAEWSRYGFILAAIGSAVGLGNIWRFPYVVGENGGGAFLIPYIISFLCFGIPLMILEFTVGRGFRGSVVTAFGRLHPRLRHLGLLPFVMVIVVFSYYSVIAGWTLAYVLFSVTGYMDFETFTSSPLPLVTFFATILLAGSVVKVDLKAGIERANRYLMPVLGLALLVMLVQALTLPGVQAGLTYYLTPDLSVLSDPGIWVQAAGQVFFSLSIGFGVLLTYGSYLSDTESIPRSAVLIAGADFLVALIAGFIIFPVVFSFGFDPVSGPQLAFITLPEIFSTMAFGSFFGALFFILLFVGALSSILSMVEGGVATIVDEWAWPREKATLLVCILAAIIGLPSALSYAGFDITLFGAPFLDSVDLLFGILLVPVSASVICIAFSWLWKPESLLAEVNKNSRFKFPRAAVTYLRYVVPVLLFVTLASTVAGML
- the tsaA gene encoding tRNA (N6-threonylcarbamoyladenosine(37)-N6)-methyltransferase TrmO, coding for MTEKNSKNMVHDAGDTSPEMTLRPVGVIRNRTKEPFLIAGHDGIAMQGDLDDAMRRVHKADREVSEIVVNEDLVEILEGIDEYSHLTILYWAHQVPETSRALTRVHPMGREDMPLTGIFGTCSPARPNPVLMTVVRLCGRDGNVLSVTDLDAIDGSPVIDIKPYVRDFFPQEDVQIPGWMQQIQHECMRQE
- a CDS encoding HEAT repeat domain-containing protein, encoding MQNPAHPNLTDEALPVENDLTPTPEVLDCAVENDLEGLTAYLFHGESQKVREDAALAIGMMMGESAVEAFIELFSQEDRHLRLAASWGLSAVGAPAVTSLIAALAEGDTPTRTWAAYTLGSIGHSSAESPLAGALEDENPQVRWWAGWALDQILQRQSTCSNC
- a CDS encoding prenyltransferase/squalene oxidase repeat-containing protein, which produces MLTDERTSPCIKYIARRRCANGGYCFYRLNEPNPADTFFALDTLRLLGAVPEDPATVTWLLERQGEEGRYHSPECGYYVLSSLAVLGLKPAHDPRAWLTSIVPFAPAGTPPVELTSLLSRPSRYLDLCQALGVRPHPAVRAALLDAVRACRHHDGGYGGGPSTLVETSHALAISAALGVPSPGSRAFLTSCLHPAYGYVNLPGVVPAYLEHVAAGVRVARLLGVSPAEGAGAFVRRCRRESGGFGRSIYGGTATLEQTWYAVRTLDALE